The sequence TCTCGGCGCCGATAATCTTGAATCCGTACTTGGCGTTTTTGAAGCTGCTCGCCAACAATCAAACCTTACGATACAGGCTTTTGAATACCTTGATAACGATTGCTTGGATGTTGTTCTCAGGCATCGCGGTGGGGCGAAACCAATCGAATCGGAATGCCCCAGCTATGTGCTGGTTGAGGTTGAGGGTGAAACTGAGGAGCGGGCGCAGAGCGACCTCTCGACTTGGCTCGAGGCCTGCTTTGAGAACGAACTCATTCTTGATGGCGTGGTTGCGCAGAGTTCTAAGGATGCGGTCGCGTTATGGCACTTGCGTGAAGGAATCAGTGAAAGTTTAACGAGAGAAGCGTTTCTTTATAAGTACGATGTCTCGGTACCTGTCGTGAAGATGGCATCCTTTGAAAAGGCCCTCGGTGAGTTGGCTCGCACCGAGTGTGATGGTTATCCCGTTTATCTCTTTGGGCACGTAGGTGATGGTAATTTACACCTCAACGTATTAAAGCCAGATGCCGTCTCAAAAGAAGATTTTCTAAGCACGTGTCGTAATGCCGAGCCAGCAATCTTTGAGTTGATACGTTCCTATCAGGGCAGTGTGTCTGCCGAGCATGGCATAGGTTTGCTGAAAAAGAAGGCGTTACCCTATAGCCGCACTGCCACAGAACTCGCCCTGTTTCGCGGTATGAAAACTGTATTCGATCCTAAAGGCTTAATGAATCCGGGCAAGATTCTTGATTAAAACAGGAGAACCCTATGAGCGCTAAAACTTCATTTCCAAAAGAAAAGATTCGCATTTTGCTTCTTGAGGGCATTCATATGAATGCGGTCGATGTGTTTACAAAGTCGGGTTATACCAACGTAGAGAGACTTACGGGGGCTTTGCCTGAAGCGGATCTGGTCGAAAAGATTAAAGATGTACACATGGTTGGCGTACGCTCTCGTAGTCAGATCAAGGGCGCTGTTCTGGAGGCAGCCGAGAAGCTCCTCTCGATAGGTTGTTTCTGCATTGGAACCAATCAGGTTGAACTTGACGTAGCTCGTGAACGAGGAATCCCTGTATTCAATGCGCCTCATTCAAATACGCGCAGTGTTGCTGAGCTGGTTCTCGCTGAGACCGTTGTTCTCTATCGTGGTGTCGGAGACAAGAGTCGTGATGCGCACAACGGTGTATGGACAAAGAGTGCAGTCGGTAGCCATGAAGTCCGTGGTAAGACCATCGGTATCGTTGGTTACGGTCATATTGGGTCACAAGTGTCGATTCTTGCTGAAGCGTTTGGCATGCAGGTTCTCTATTACGATGTAGAACCGAAGCTGGCGATGGGGAATGCACGTCAAGTAGGCAGCCTTGATGAGCTTTTGCAAACGGTTGATGTCTTAACGTTGCATGTGCCGCAGACACCTGAGACTGCGGACATGATGACTGAAGAGCGCATTCGGATGATGAAGAAGGGTAGCCTGCTTCTCAACCTAAGCCGCGGTAATGTTGTTGATATTCCAGCCTTGAGAGCAGCGCTTGATGACGACCACTTGCTGGGTGCAGCGGTTGACGTGTTTCCAACTGAACCAAAGTCGAACACAGAGCCTTTCAAGAATCCGTTGTGCGGCGCTCGAAATACTGTCCTTACTCCGCACATCGGTGGTAGCACGGGAGAAGCGCAGTTCAACATTGGTACAGAGGTTGCCACGAAGTTGGTGAATTACAGCGACCTTGGATCTACAATTGGCGCGGTGAACTTTCCTCAAATTTCACTCACTCAGCATGGCGGACCTCACAGGCTGCTTCACGTGCACGCTAACAAGCCAGGCGTCTTGCAGAATATCAACAAGGTCTTTGCTGAGAACAATGTCAATATCATCGGGCAGCACCTCCAAACGCTTCCGGATATCGGATATGTGGTGACCGAAGTTGGTGCGAAATACTCAGGTGACTTGGTCCCTAAATTGAGCTCCGTCGAAGGCACCATTCGTTGCCGAGTGCTTTACTAGAGGCCATGGTTTAAGCCGCTTTTTTGCGATAGCCAAAAAATAGACGCATTGCGCCATATTGTGGCGGATCTCCCTTCAAAACACCTGAAATTACGTTGATTTCGACGATTTAAACTGGCGCGTATATTGCTTGCGTTGGGGGTGGACCATTGCCTTGTGTTCGAGGCAGTTTACCTAGGTGAAGCAATATGAGTGCACTCAATAATTTTGAAATCAAGACCTTAATCTCTCATCTCTGGAAAGATTACACAGCGATGACACCCCAGGCGGAGCATATTCAAACGATGCTTCGTGAGCGCGGTGAGGAGTGCAATAACGACCACATTGCAATACGAACCTTTAATTTGGCGCCAGTTGGCCTGAAGGCCATTGCAAAGGTGTTTCTTGATTTGGGATATCAGTACACTGGTGAATACCATTTCGAGAAAAAGAAGCTCTATGCACGAAGTTACAGCCACCCGAGCGGTGAGTTTCCAAGAATTTTCATATCCGAACTCTTGGTGGAAAAACTGTCGGAGAGTGCTCAGAAAACCGTCCGGAAAATTGTAAGTCAACTTCGCAATGATGTGACCGGAAAACATTTACTTTACGTCCAGTCGCTGTGGCCACGTGTTTCCCTTGAAGACTACGACGCTTTGCTTATGGAGTCGGAATATGCCGGCTGGTTAGCGGCTTTCGGGATTCGCGCGAACCACTTCACCGTCAGTGTTAACAATCTAACGTCTTTTGGAAACCTTGAGTCACTCAATGCTTTCCTTGAGTACCGTAGATACAGACTCAATGGTGGTAAGAGCCCAATTCAAGGCTCACCCGAGCAGTATTTAGAGCAAAGCAGTACCTGTGCAAGCCGTATAGCGTGGGAGTTCGAAGGTGGTGTTATTCGGGAAATCCCAAGCTGCTACTATGAGTTTGCGATGCGTTATCCGGTGCCTGGAACGTGGGAACTTTATGACGGCTTTATCTCGCAGAGTGCAGATAAAATATTTGAGTCGACGAATACAAGAGCGCTTCTTCAAGCATCTTGATCTCTGAAGAAGTGCTTTAGGTCCAAGGAATTCTTAAACGATAGATCCGCCTGTCGGCATTTCGCCGGCGGGAATGACTTCAATAATTTTCGTGCCCAGACTTCTCGCGATACCAGCTTCTCCGTTACCAAGATCAGGTAAGTCTAGCTTTTTGGGCTCTTCGTAGTTTGCATCTGGCATGATTCCATCACCAGGTGTGCCGTACCAATCAGTAGACTTGAGGGCCTTCCAAGATTGGTCGAAGTCAGCGGCTTTCCAGATATAATCCTTTTGTCCGCCCCAACCATGTCGCGCGATAAGGTAACGTTCACCATCTTCTTCAAAATATCCTTGAATGACCGCATAGTGTGCACGCTTGCCACCGAAGTCGCCCGGGTTTCCTCGATAATCAACATCGAATGCCACGATTGCTGGACGCCCGGCGTCGAGAACGGTGTAAAGGGCTTCAAGGGTAGCGTCTTGGTGGAGGCTCGCGCTGTAACCAAAATGAGATGCCGTCTCAGCAAGATCTCTCGCTTTAAACATCTCACCCGCGCTCGTGTAACCATTGTCTCGTACATAGGTAAGCATTCGTTCGTCGCTGGTGGGTTCAACATTGAAGTTGCGACCTTTTCCGCCAAGGTCCTTGTCGGAAACGAGTACGCTTGGATTGGATGCGTCTTTTGAGTTCCAATAGTCCATCACCATCCCGAGGGCATAGAGACCGCATGTGGGCCCTTGCTGGATGCGCTGTGGTACCTCTGCGGTCTTTCCGGTGCTGATTCGGTCTGACCGTGTCTGGGGCACTTCATGAATGCTGGGCTGAAGTGCGCTCGCGTCGATGAGCATGCCATCAGGAGCTCGTAATTTAACGCCACCGGAGGCTATTCGAAGAGCAGCGCGAACGCCGATAGCCGCGACCTTGGCACGGGAGGTTCCTGGTTCGAAAGTATCGCTGGGCTCAACGTTTGCGGGGAGGGTGTGGCTTGAATCATGGGGTGCTTCTGCTGGCGAGACCGGCTGGTGGGTCACGGTTCGAACTGAATTTGTTGAAACAGATTGTGGCATGATGCGTCCCCTACGGTTGGTTTAGACCATTATCGGCACGCAGCCTGCGATGTTGCCTGTTTCTAGAGGTTGGGTCCGAATAAACTGGGTAGATGCAAGATTGTCGTCTACCGCGCTGTAATTAAACAGCTTTTAGATGGGGCTGCCACCAATGGATTGGCTGATAATGGCCTTTTCCATGGGGAACTCACTGTTCTCTGAGGCAGTAGGAAAGGTTCTGCGCAGAAGGTTTAAGACCCGGGTTGT comes from Deltaproteobacteria bacterium and encodes:
- a CDS encoding FAD-binding oxidoreductase, whose product is MLSAAFLEAVTESIGSEIIDTTSETLESHGQDWTRVYTPDPAAVAFPRSTAEVSQLLKLCSEHGLAVVPSGGRTGLAAGAVATNGELVLSLDKMNHIGEVSKLSRTVRVQAGAITAAVHEHCEKHGLTWPVNFASAGSSQIGGNIATNAGGVRVVRYGLTRQWVLGLEVVLMSGEVLQLNGELEKNNTGIDLRQLFIGSEGTLGIITEATLRLEAVPSASAVAFLGADNLESVLGVFEAARQQSNLTIQAFEYLDNDCLDVVLRHRGGAKPIESECPSYVLVEVEGETEERAQSDLSTWLEACFENELILDGVVAQSSKDAVALWHLREGISESLTREAFLYKYDVSVPVVKMASFEKALGELARTECDGYPVYLFGHVGDGNLHLNVLKPDAVSKEDFLSTCRNAEPAIFELIRSYQGSVSAEHGIGLLKKKALPYSRTATELALFRGMKTVFDPKGLMNPGKILD
- a CDS encoding DUF1338 domain-containing protein produces the protein MSALNNFEIKTLISHLWKDYTAMTPQAEHIQTMLRERGEECNNDHIAIRTFNLAPVGLKAIAKVFLDLGYQYTGEYHFEKKKLYARSYSHPSGEFPRIFISELLVEKLSESAQKTVRKIVSQLRNDVTGKHLLYVQSLWPRVSLEDYDALLMESEYAGWLAAFGIRANHFTVSVNNLTSFGNLESLNAFLEYRRYRLNGGKSPIQGSPEQYLEQSSTCASRIAWEFEGGVIREIPSCYYEFAMRYPVPGTWELYDGFISQSADKIFESTNTRALLQAS
- the serA gene encoding phosphoglycerate dehydrogenase; this encodes MSAKTSFPKEKIRILLLEGIHMNAVDVFTKSGYTNVERLTGALPEADLVEKIKDVHMVGVRSRSQIKGAVLEAAEKLLSIGCFCIGTNQVELDVARERGIPVFNAPHSNTRSVAELVLAETVVLYRGVGDKSRDAHNGVWTKSAVGSHEVRGKTIGIVGYGHIGSQVSILAEAFGMQVLYYDVEPKLAMGNARQVGSLDELLQTVDVLTLHVPQTPETADMMTEERIRMMKKGSLLLNLSRGNVVDIPALRAALDDDHLLGAAVDVFPTEPKSNTEPFKNPLCGARNTVLTPHIGGSTGEAQFNIGTEVATKLVNYSDLGSTIGAVNFPQISLTQHGGPHRLLHVHANKPGVLQNINKVFAENNVNIIGQHLQTLPDIGYVVTEVGAKYSGDLVPKLSSVEGTIRCRVLY